A single window of bacterium DNA harbors:
- a CDS encoding GldG family protein, translated as MMKAWSSLLMALGGVAFLFAVLSFLMQLLSGPVLLWNELVWSIGNLVIGLGLMGTALFSNLEAFRERMQTGEARRAGKYGTSAVLTATFGIVLLGLLAFMSTRYHTRWDWTTAEAHSLSSQTHGLLEGLEGDLVVVGVYSPMAAVPAKELLERYSFISEKVKVEWLDPERQPGRLRELEIEPERLREGLLHVTIGEESVEVRELTEEALTNAIVKLTRREQKKVYFVIGHNERPTVGDGAEEATGFAFAAEALTNENYQVETILLATTGEVPADADVVVVAGPTRPLLDPEHAALRAYAERGGALLMMLDPRANTDVAPMLAEWGVKVGEDVVVDLVGGMVGTPTTPFAKDYGPHPITDELRGYTVYEFARSLTIAAEAAGAFQSLVRTGEDSWGEVDLARLEKAGEVGFDPEDMRGPITMAVAGTVSLTAADASEEGAPAEPARIVVVGDADFASNQLIGAYVNRDFFLNTVNWLLGDVESISIRPKTGVASRLQLTTEDFLGLRYASLFVLPETVAVLGVIAWWRRRRAPGR; from the coding sequence GTGCTGCTCTGGAACGAGCTGGTCTGGAGCATCGGCAACCTGGTGATCGGCCTCGGGCTGATGGGTACAGCGCTCTTTTCCAACCTGGAGGCCTTTCGGGAGCGAATGCAGACGGGGGAAGCCCGGCGCGCGGGGAAGTACGGCACCAGTGCTGTCCTGACGGCGACATTCGGGATCGTTCTTCTTGGTCTGTTGGCGTTCATGTCCACGCGCTACCACACGCGCTGGGATTGGACGACTGCCGAAGCCCACTCTTTGTCCAGTCAGACCCATGGCCTGCTCGAGGGCCTGGAGGGTGACCTCGTCGTCGTCGGGGTCTACTCGCCGATGGCGGCGGTGCCCGCCAAGGAACTCCTGGAGCGCTACAGCTTCATCTCCGAGAAGGTCAAGGTCGAATGGCTGGATCCGGAGCGTCAGCCCGGCCGGTTGCGGGAGCTCGAGATCGAGCCCGAGCGGCTGCGTGAAGGCCTCCTGCACGTGACGATCGGCGAGGAATCCGTCGAGGTTCGCGAGTTGACGGAAGAGGCGCTCACCAATGCCATCGTCAAGCTCACCCGGCGCGAACAGAAAAAGGTGTACTTCGTCATCGGGCATAACGAGCGGCCGACGGTGGGCGACGGCGCGGAGGAGGCCACGGGTTTTGCGTTCGCCGCCGAAGCACTGACGAACGAGAACTACCAGGTCGAGACGATCTTGCTGGCCACCACGGGTGAGGTTCCTGCCGATGCCGATGTCGTGGTCGTCGCGGGGCCGACCCGCCCCCTGCTCGACCCCGAGCACGCGGCCCTGCGTGCCTATGCCGAGCGGGGCGGCGCGCTGCTCATGATGCTCGACCCCCGTGCGAACACGGATGTCGCGCCGATGCTGGCCGAATGGGGCGTGAAGGTTGGCGAGGACGTCGTGGTCGATCTGGTGGGGGGCATGGTGGGGACACCGACGACGCCCTTCGCAAAGGACTACGGGCCTCATCCCATCACCGATGAGCTGCGTGGCTATACGGTCTACGAGTTCGCACGCAGCTTGACGATCGCCGCGGAGGCGGCCGGTGCCTTCCAGTCCCTGGTGCGGACCGGCGAGGATTCCTGGGGCGAGGTCGATCTTGCCCGCCTCGAGAAGGCGGGGGAGGTGGGTTTCGATCCGGAGGACATGCGGGGCCCGATCACGATGGCCGTCGCTGGCACCGTGAGCCTTACCGCAGCCGACGCGTCGGAAGAGGGCGCTCCGGCAGAGCCGGCACGGATCGTCGTGGTCGGCGACGCGGACTTCGCCTCGAATCAACTGATTGGTGCCTATGTGAACCGCGACTTCTTCCTCAACACCGTGAACTGGCTGCTCGGCGATGTGGAATCGATCTCGATTCGCCCGAAGACCGGCGTCGCCAGCCGGCTCCAGCTCACGACCGAGGATTTCCTCGGCCTCCGCTACGCCTCGCTCTTCGTCCTTCCCGAAACCGTCGCGGTGCTCGGTGTCATCGCCTGGTGGCGGCGACGGCGGGCCCCCGGAAGATGA
- a CDS encoding DUF4340 domain-containing protein — translation MNPKTTLLMAIVVAVLGAFVWFWEVEGADERAAAEQTEKEIFADLAAEEVTSLRLRTTDDQVVRLERTAEGWALREPIDFPGDSTTVDALADAVADLVTDKVFEDPEPLENYGLAGEPDVHATAGEREVALILGDSVPTGGSNYVAAEGDPRVFTVPTHRISAMRKSLSELRDSRVLDFDRDAVRDVEVTWMGGGVALAKDGEAWRLRKPLDAEADESAVSGLLSGLRFLRAEGYVDEPDEAGAAAFDSPAYHVILRGEADAVLADLQIASSGDGSNRLARGRDGYVYEIAESGLDNLPRTVVAYRFRELSQFEVNDAARFELSFRHGGEELTIRARQTEQGAWEAEPEAMAPGKASRLLSELSGLQAADIAAESMGEAELAGMGLSPPSATLRVFPEGEGSEPLAELRLGRIEAGRGIAAQRPEDPIVYWLDASLAEHLPVSLEAWQNRFKAEEATAPEASDEEPSEAVEEGALEE, via the coding sequence GTGAATCCGAAAACCACACTTCTCATGGCGATCGTGGTGGCTGTGTTGGGCGCCTTCGTCTGGTTCTGGGAGGTCGAAGGCGCGGACGAGCGCGCTGCCGCCGAGCAGACCGAGAAGGAGATCTTCGCTGATTTGGCCGCCGAAGAGGTGACATCGCTTCGGTTGCGGACGACGGACGATCAGGTCGTGCGCCTGGAGCGGACCGCCGAGGGCTGGGCGCTCCGAGAGCCCATCGATTTTCCCGGCGACAGCACGACCGTCGATGCTCTGGCAGACGCGGTGGCCGATCTCGTGACGGACAAGGTCTTCGAGGATCCGGAGCCGCTCGAGAACTACGGGCTGGCGGGCGAGCCGGATGTGCACGCGACAGCGGGCGAGCGCGAAGTGGCGTTGATCCTGGGCGATTCGGTCCCGACCGGCGGCAGCAACTATGTGGCCGCAGAGGGCGATCCTCGCGTCTTCACGGTGCCGACCCATCGAATTTCTGCCATGCGCAAGAGCCTCTCGGAACTGCGCGATTCACGCGTGCTCGATTTCGATCGGGATGCCGTCCGGGATGTCGAGGTCACCTGGATGGGGGGTGGCGTCGCATTGGCGAAGGATGGAGAGGCCTGGCGTCTGCGCAAACCGCTCGATGCCGAGGCCGATGAGAGCGCGGTCTCTGGCCTGCTTTCGGGTCTTCGGTTCCTGCGTGCAGAAGGCTACGTGGACGAGCCCGATGAAGCTGGAGCCGCTGCCTTCGATTCCCCGGCCTATCATGTGATCCTACGCGGTGAAGCAGATGCGGTGCTGGCCGATCTGCAGATCGCCAGCTCCGGGGATGGATCGAATCGCCTCGCAAGAGGGCGCGACGGCTACGTCTACGAAATCGCGGAGAGCGGGCTGGACAATCTTCCGCGCACGGTCGTGGCCTATCGTTTCCGGGAGCTCTCCCAGTTCGAGGTGAACGACGCTGCGCGTTTCGAACTCAGCTTCCGACATGGCGGCGAAGAGTTGACCATCCGGGCCCGGCAGACTGAACAGGGCGCCTGGGAGGCCGAACCCGAGGCCATGGCGCCGGGCAAAGCCAGCCGGTTGCTGTCGGAGCTATCGGGTCTCCAGGCGGCAGACATCGCTGCCGAGAGCATGGGTGAAGCCGAGTTGGCCGGGATGGGCCTCTCTCCCCCGAGCGCCACCTTGCGTGTCTTTCCTGAAGGGGAGGGCAGTGAGCCCCTGGCCGAGTTGCGCCTGGGTCGCATCGAGGCCGGCCGGGGCATCGCCGCCCAGCGCCCCGAGGATCCGATCGTCTACTGGCTCGATGCTTCTCTGGCGGAACATCTGCCCGTAAGCCTCGAAGCCTGGCAGAATCGATTCAAGGCCGAGGAGGCGACGGCTCCGGAGGCTTCGGATGAAGAACCCTCCGAGGCTGTCGAAGAAGGGGCCCTGGAGGAATAG
- a CDS encoding inositol monophosphatase: protein MLEFARRLAREAGAIQKQRYSTTLQIETKSAAVDLVTDVDKACEALIVDAITSQRPEDAILAEEGSGVDRPGAELRWIIDPLDGTTNYAHAYPRFCVSIGVFRGGEPWLGVVYDPLLDELYEAVRGEGARLNGEKLQVSPETELSQGLLATGFAYDRRKSEEDNLAQFAAFLKAARALRRDGSAALDLCYVAAGRFDGFWEFKLQPWDVAAGCLIVDEAGGRTSDAEGGESHWSGRAVVASNGALHEAMLDVLRRNA from the coding sequence ATCCTCGAGTTCGCCCGGCGGCTCGCCCGGGAGGCCGGCGCGATCCAGAAACAGCGCTATTCCACCACGCTTCAGATCGAGACCAAGAGCGCCGCCGTCGACCTGGTCACCGACGTGGACAAGGCTTGCGAAGCCCTGATCGTCGACGCCATCACGTCCCAACGTCCCGAGGATGCCATCCTCGCCGAAGAAGGCAGCGGGGTCGATCGGCCGGGCGCCGAGCTGCGCTGGATCATCGATCCGCTCGACGGAACCACCAACTACGCCCATGCCTACCCGCGTTTTTGCGTGTCGATTGGCGTCTTTCGGGGTGGCGAGCCCTGGCTCGGCGTCGTCTATGACCCGCTGCTCGACGAACTCTACGAAGCCGTACGCGGCGAGGGCGCCCGCCTGAACGGCGAAAAGCTCCAGGTCTCCCCCGAGACAGAACTATCCCAGGGCCTGTTGGCCACGGGCTTCGCCTACGATCGGCGCAAGAGCGAAGAAGACAACCTCGCGCAATTCGCCGCCTTCCTGAAGGCGGCCCGCGCCCTCCGGCGCGACGGAAGCGCGGCCCTCGATCTTTGTTATGTCGCAGCGGGACGCTTCGACGGCTTCTGGGAGTTCAAGCTGCAGCCCTGGGATGTCGCCGCGGGCTGCTTGATCGTCGATGAAGCGGGCGGACGGACCAGCGACGCCGAAGGCGGCGAAAGCCATTGGAGCGGACGCGCTGTCGTCGCCAGCAACGGAGCATTGCACGAAGCCATGCTCGATGTCTTGAGGAGGAACGCATGA
- a CDS encoding TatD family hydrolase: protein MSAAIWLDSHCHVTADEFAEDRDDVMARAEHDGVATMMAIGAGYGVDHNARAVELADRDPRIFATVGVHPHDADQLDDEGRTKLREWLSAPRVMAVGECGLDYFYENSPREIQREVFAEQVSLARELDLPVSIHVRDKTSDAYEELLDIWQACGHGEVEGVLHCYTHDLPFARRAMDQNLWISFSGILTFKQDRGLRSVAAELPLERLMVETDAPLLAPEGHRGRRNEPRHVAVVGAALAEAQQRPLEEIALRTAENARSLFRLPGGDS from the coding sequence GTGAGCGCGGCGATCTGGCTGGATTCCCATTGCCATGTGACCGCGGACGAATTCGCGGAAGACCGGGACGACGTCATGGCGCGCGCCGAGCACGACGGCGTGGCGACGATGATGGCCATCGGCGCGGGCTACGGTGTCGACCACAACGCCCGCGCGGTCGAGCTGGCGGATCGCGACCCGCGGATCTTCGCCACGGTCGGGGTGCATCCGCACGATGCGGATCAGCTCGATGATGAGGGCCGAACGAAGCTCCGCGAATGGCTGAGCGCACCCCGCGTGATGGCCGTCGGAGAATGCGGCCTCGACTACTTCTACGAAAATTCGCCCCGGGAGATCCAACGCGAGGTCTTCGCCGAGCAGGTCAGCCTGGCCCGGGAGCTCGACCTGCCCGTCAGCATCCACGTCCGGGACAAGACCTCGGATGCCTATGAGGAGCTCCTCGACATCTGGCAGGCCTGCGGGCACGGCGAGGTCGAGGGAGTGCTCCATTGTTACACCCACGATCTTCCCTTCGCCCGACGCGCGATGGATCAGAACCTGTGGATCTCCTTCTCGGGCATCCTCACCTTCAAGCAGGATCGGGGCCTGCGGTCCGTTGCCGCCGAACTCCCTCTCGAACGCTTGATGGTCGAAACCGATGCTCCCCTGCTCGCACCAGAAGGACATCGAGGCCGGCGCAATGAGCCGCGCCACGTCGCCGTGGTGGGTGCCGCATTGGCTGAGGCACAACAGAGGCCCCTGGAAGAGATCGCCCTGCGCACGGCCGAGAATGCACGCAGCCTCTTCCGCCTTCCCGGAGGCGACTCGTGA
- the metG gene encoding methionine--tRNA ligase — MSRFAITTPIYYVNAEPHIGHTYTTVVADTLARYHRMAGDETFFLTGTDEHGDKIAEAARAQGSEPKAFANQISAVFRSTWETLGISFDRFIRTTDPDHMHAVQHILRIIHEKGDIEFREYQGLYCVGCERFLTERDMQDGLCRDHERAPEERTESNYFFRMSRYFDALGEQLEREPDWIRPARYRNEVIAMLREGSGLEDLCISRPKSRLDWGIELPFDENYVCYVWFDALINYLAGLGYPDAPDWEERWSGVEHLVAKDILKPHGVFWPCMLMAADIPLYRHLNVHGYWNLDDRKISKSLGNMVSPMAMRERYGFDAFRYFLLRDMSFGLDSTFSEEALVTRINADLANNLGNLLSRTLNMTARFSDGVVPAPGPTDELEQEVQNAAAKAAAEMDQRMRAMELHRAVEAVTRLIDATNKYIDRRAPWKAAKEEGREAEVRTTLYTCCQALRSIGLLLAPIIPEAAAEILSRLGQADLLATAQLPADATAWGALAPGTPTTKGDPLFPRVELTQETE, encoded by the coding sequence ATGAGCCGCTTCGCGATCACCACGCCCATCTACTACGTGAATGCCGAGCCTCATATCGGCCATACCTACACGACCGTCGTGGCCGACACGCTTGCGCGCTATCACCGCATGGCCGGCGACGAAACCTTCTTCCTCACCGGGACGGATGAGCACGGCGACAAGATTGCGGAGGCGGCGCGCGCCCAGGGCAGCGAGCCCAAAGCCTTCGCCAACCAGATCTCCGCCGTCTTCCGCTCGACCTGGGAGACCCTCGGCATCTCCTTCGACCGGTTCATCCGCACCACCGATCCCGACCACATGCATGCCGTGCAGCACATCCTGCGGATCATCCACGAAAAGGGCGACATCGAATTCCGCGAGTACCAGGGCCTCTACTGCGTCGGTTGCGAGCGGTTCCTCACCGAACGCGACATGCAGGACGGCCTGTGCAGGGATCACGAGCGGGCGCCGGAAGAGCGAACGGAATCCAACTACTTCTTCCGCATGAGCCGCTACTTCGATGCCCTGGGCGAGCAACTGGAACGGGAGCCGGATTGGATCCGCCCCGCGCGCTACCGCAATGAAGTCATCGCCATGCTCCGCGAAGGCAGCGGCCTCGAAGATCTGTGCATCTCCCGCCCGAAGAGCCGCCTCGATTGGGGGATCGAGCTTCCCTTCGACGAAAACTACGTTTGTTATGTCTGGTTCGATGCCCTGATCAACTACCTGGCGGGGCTCGGCTACCCCGACGCGCCGGATTGGGAGGAGCGCTGGTCGGGCGTGGAGCACCTGGTCGCCAAAGACATTCTCAAGCCCCATGGTGTCTTCTGGCCCTGCATGCTGATGGCCGCGGACATCCCGCTCTATCGCCACCTGAACGTTCACGGCTATTGGAATCTGGACGACCGCAAGATCAGCAAGAGCCTGGGGAACATGGTCTCGCCGATGGCCATGCGCGAACGCTACGGGTTCGATGCGTTCCGCTACTTCCTGCTGCGGGACATGTCCTTCGGTCTGGATTCGACCTTCAGCGAGGAAGCATTGGTCACGCGCATCAATGCAGATCTGGCCAACAACCTCGGCAACCTCTTGAGCCGCACCCTGAACATGACGGCCCGCTTCTCCGACGGCGTGGTGCCTGCGCCTGGGCCGACGGACGAACTGGAGCAGGAGGTGCAAAACGCGGCAGCCAAGGCCGCCGCTGAGATGGACCAGCGCATGCGTGCGATGGAGCTTCACCGGGCGGTGGAAGCCGTGACCCGCTTGATCGATGCGACCAACAAGTACATCGACCGACGCGCGCCATGGAAAGCCGCCAAGGAAGAAGGCCGTGAGGCGGAAGTCCGAACGACCCTCTACACCTGCTGCCAGGCCTTGCGCTCGATCGGATTGCTCCTGGCACCGATCATTCCCGAAGCCGCCGCCGAAATCCTGAGCCGCCTGGGCCAGGCCGACCTGTTGGCCACCGCGCAGCTTCCCGCCGACGCGACCGCCTGGGGAGCCCTGGCGCCGGGCACGCCTACGACCAAGGGCGATCCGCTCTTTCCGCGGGTGGAACTGACGCAGGAGACGGAGTGA